One stretch of Methylococcus capsulatus DNA includes these proteins:
- a CDS encoding sulfate ABC transporter substrate-binding protein, translating to MKLSTWSQEIATLIIFTALLGIRTTLAADITLLNVSYDPTREFYQEYNTAFAKHWKEKTGQTLEIRQSHGGSGKQARAVIDGLDADVVTLALAYDVHQLHEKRKLISSDWQSKLPHNSAPYTSTMVFLVRKGNPLGIKDWDDLGKTGVSVVTPNPKTSGGARWNYLAAWGYALKKYGNEQAARDLVGKIYKNAAVLDTGARGSTITFAEREIGDVLITWENEAYLILKEYGADNFEIVTPSISILAEPTVTVVDDIVRQRGTGDVAKAYLEYLYSPEGQELAAKHHYRPRDPAVLARHAKDFAPIQLFTIDEVFGGWDKAQKTHFADGGVFDQIYTNQ from the coding sequence ATGAAACTATCGACCTGGAGTCAGGAAATCGCGACCCTGATCATTTTCACGGCTCTCCTCGGCATCCGCACCACCCTCGCCGCGGATATCACCCTGCTCAACGTGTCATACGATCCGACCCGCGAGTTCTACCAGGAATACAACACCGCCTTCGCCAAGCACTGGAAGGAAAAAACCGGCCAGACGCTCGAGATCCGCCAGTCCCACGGCGGCTCGGGCAAACAGGCCCGCGCGGTGATCGACGGCCTGGACGCCGACGTCGTCACCCTGGCCCTGGCCTACGACGTGCATCAGCTCCACGAGAAGCGCAAGCTGATCTCGTCGGACTGGCAGTCCAAACTGCCCCACAACAGCGCCCCCTACACCTCCACCATGGTGTTCCTGGTGCGCAAGGGCAACCCGCTGGGCATCAAGGACTGGGACGATCTGGGCAAGACCGGCGTGTCGGTAGTGACGCCCAACCCGAAGACATCGGGCGGCGCGCGCTGGAACTATCTGGCGGCCTGGGGCTACGCCCTGAAGAAATACGGCAACGAGCAGGCGGCACGGGACCTGGTCGGGAAGATCTACAAGAATGCCGCCGTGCTCGACACCGGCGCCCGCGGCTCGACCATCACCTTCGCCGAGCGCGAAATCGGCGACGTGCTGATCACCTGGGAAAACGAGGCTTACCTGATCCTGAAGGAATACGGTGCGGACAACTTCGAGATCGTCACGCCATCCATCAGCATCCTGGCCGAACCCACGGTCACCGTCGTCGACGACATCGTCCGTCAGCGCGGCACCGGCGACGTCGCCAAAGCCTACCTGGAATACCTGTACAGCCCGGAGGGCCAGGAACTGGCGGCCAAGCACCACTACCGCCCGCGCGATCCGGCAGTGCTGGCCAGGCATGCCAAGGACTTCGCCCCGATCCAGTTGTTCACCATCGACGAAGTCTTCGGCGGCTGGGACAAGGCGCAGAAGACCCACTTCGCCGATGGCGGCGTCTTCGACCAGATTTACACCAACCAGTGA
- a CDS encoding OprO/OprP family phosphate-selective porin, with protein sequence MYRKKTLTLAVTAFTGLNAPNLNAKTHPDRVDVLEARVYELEAKLEKALDALATATSKQAAATPAPAQEIKKIDQKVKLIERKLEVDKEVSDGKWAKLPKVEVGGQGLKVESQDGDFSLSVRGTVQQDSDFFIDDNNGNPANTNGDDLNNNFYMRRVRPTFTGTVWKYVDWRIMPDFAMGTTRLFDAYADLRYFRAASLAAGKFKAPVSLERLQSASALTFTERGFPTQLAPNHDIGFMLHGEFDRPGGPETPRSYNLYQFPEFFAYQVGIFDGTVNNGNIDSANNDSKQLEARIFAHPFQSSGFEAVEGLGFGIAGSWGHPNDASTPTYATPGQQTMFRYASAARIDGTQYRVYPQMYWNWGPFGLIGEYAVSQQRVANQTVTNGQVGPRTKNTSQIIENDYAWNITASYVLTGEDNVFQGQGIRPRHAFNPFEGNWGAFQIAARWSDISFSDNVFTNVAKAGSKTPVYAYADPRQAVQNATNWSLGVNWWLNQNVKLMADYSQTSFQGGAGVYNAKGQLTNEVADRETEKAFISRVQVSF encoded by the coding sequence ATGTACAGGAAAAAAACCCTGACGCTTGCGGTGACGGCATTCACCGGCCTCAACGCTCCGAATCTGAACGCCAAAACCCACCCCGACCGTGTGGACGTTCTGGAGGCACGCGTATATGAGCTCGAAGCCAAACTCGAGAAGGCATTGGACGCCCTGGCAACCGCTACTTCGAAACAGGCCGCCGCAACTCCAGCCCCGGCTCAGGAAATCAAGAAGATCGACCAGAAAGTAAAGCTCATCGAACGCAAGCTGGAAGTGGACAAAGAGGTGTCCGACGGCAAATGGGCCAAACTGCCCAAAGTCGAAGTAGGCGGCCAAGGTTTGAAAGTGGAAAGCCAGGACGGGGATTTCAGCCTGTCGGTACGCGGCACCGTCCAACAGGACAGCGACTTCTTCATCGACGACAACAACGGCAATCCGGCCAACACCAATGGCGACGATCTCAACAACAATTTCTATATGCGCCGGGTCCGTCCCACTTTCACCGGCACGGTCTGGAAATACGTGGACTGGCGCATCATGCCCGACTTCGCCATGGGCACCACCCGCTTGTTCGATGCCTACGCGGATCTGCGCTATTTCCGCGCGGCGAGCCTGGCGGCCGGAAAGTTCAAAGCCCCGGTCAGCCTCGAACGCCTGCAGAGCGCATCGGCCTTGACGTTCACCGAGCGTGGCTTTCCGACCCAGCTCGCGCCGAACCACGACATCGGCTTCATGCTGCACGGTGAATTCGACCGTCCAGGCGGCCCTGAAACCCCGCGCAGCTACAACCTGTACCAGTTCCCCGAATTCTTCGCTTACCAAGTGGGCATATTCGACGGCACGGTCAACAACGGCAACATCGACAGCGCGAACAACGACTCCAAACAGTTGGAGGCCCGCATCTTCGCGCATCCGTTCCAAAGCAGCGGATTTGAGGCAGTCGAAGGCCTGGGGTTCGGCATCGCCGGCTCCTGGGGTCATCCCAATGACGCTTCGACGCCAACCTATGCTACGCCTGGCCAGCAGACCATGTTCAGATACGCATCCGCCGCCCGCATCGACGGCACTCAGTATCGAGTCTATCCACAAATGTATTGGAACTGGGGTCCGTTCGGGCTGATCGGTGAATACGCGGTTTCCCAGCAAAGGGTGGCCAACCAGACGGTGACGAACGGGCAGGTGGGACCAAGGACCAAGAACACCAGCCAGATCATTGAAAACGACTATGCCTGGAACATCACGGCTTCCTACGTACTGACCGGGGAGGACAATGTGTTCCAGGGACAGGGAATCCGGCCCAGGCACGCCTTCAATCCGTTCGAGGGAAACTGGGGGGCGTTCCAGATCGCAGCACGCTGGAGCGATATCAGCTTCAGCGACAACGTGTTCACAAACGTCGCCAAAGCCGGCTCGAAGACCCCGGTCTATGCTTATGCCGACCCGCGTCAGGCCGTGCAGAACGCGACGAACTGGTCCCTGGGCGTTAACTGGTGGCTGAATCAGAACGTGAAGCTCATGGCCGATTACTCGCAGACCTCCTTCCAGGGCGGGGCTGGCGTCTATAACGCCAAAGGTCAGCTCACCAACGAAGTGGCCGATCGCGAAACCGAGAAAGCCTTCATCTCGCGGGTACAGGTTTCCTTCTGA
- a CDS encoding YezD family protein, translated as MTQHSPKTPPSESASATPETPAALIIQALTGLRFGSVEITVHEGRVVQIERREKFRPQAAT; from the coding sequence ATGACGCAGCATTCGCCGAAAACGCCGCCATCCGAATCGGCTTCCGCAACGCCGGAGACCCCGGCCGCCCTGATCATCCAGGCGCTGACCGGCCTACGCTTCGGTTCCGTGGAAATCACCGTGCATGAAGGGCGCGTGGTACAGATCGAAAGGCGGGAGAAATTCCGTCCCCAGGCCGCAACCTGA
- a CDS encoding MraY family glycosyltransferase: MLALMGGEVYWRLVVGEFAGSIAILAGGVLVAAVGFWDDHGHLSARWRLFAHLTAAALAVASLPDHGSLRLGPISFGAGAFADIIGVLVIAWMLNLFNFMDGIDGLAGLEVVSVGAGASLLLLLSLPPGAALPVAPGLLAAATLGFLLWNWPPAKIFMGDVGSGFAGYWLGCEAIANAKAGTLSLAVWLILAGVFVVDASFTLVRRMAGGQRWYEAHRSHAYQNAARLFGSHAAVDHRVLVINLVWLLPLAGLAVWNPAWELPLLILAYLPLLYLAIRLRAGQPEL; the protein is encoded by the coding sequence GTGTTGGCGCTGATGGGGGGGGAGGTCTACTGGCGCTTGGTCGTCGGCGAATTCGCCGGCAGCATCGCGATCCTGGCAGGTGGGGTGCTGGTCGCGGCAGTGGGATTCTGGGACGACCATGGCCATTTGTCCGCCCGCTGGCGCCTCTTTGCCCATCTGACGGCGGCAGCCTTGGCGGTGGCGAGCCTGCCGGACCACGGGTCTCTACGGCTGGGTCCCATTTCGTTCGGTGCTGGAGCCTTCGCCGATATTATCGGCGTGCTGGTCATCGCATGGATGCTGAACCTTTTCAATTTCATGGACGGCATTGACGGTCTGGCGGGGCTGGAAGTGGTCAGCGTGGGGGCCGGTGCCTCCCTCCTGCTTTTGTTATCATTGCCACCAGGCGCTGCGCTGCCAGTCGCGCCTGGCCTGCTGGCCGCCGCTACCCTGGGTTTTCTGCTATGGAACTGGCCGCCGGCGAAGATTTTCATGGGGGACGTCGGCAGTGGTTTCGCGGGCTATTGGCTGGGCTGTGAGGCGATCGCGAACGCCAAGGCCGGGACGCTAAGCCTCGCGGTGTGGCTGATTCTGGCCGGGGTGTTCGTGGTGGATGCCAGCTTCACGCTGGTCCGCCGCATGGCTGGTGGCCAGCGCTGGTACGAGGCGCATCGCTCCCATGCGTATCAAAACGCCGCGCGGCTGTTTGGTAGTCACGCAGCGGTCGATCATCGCGTCCTGGTGATCAACCTGGTATGGCTGCTGCCGCTGGCCGGACTCGCGGTCTGGAATCCGGCCTGGGAACTACCCTTGCTGATACTGGCTTATCTGCCGCTGCTCTATCTGGCGATCCGCCTGCGAGCCGGCCAACCCGAGCTTTAG
- a CDS encoding polysaccharide biosynthesis protein: protein MIRPHLDKLRSRTVIFLHDLLMVPLAWFGAYWLRFNLSEVPEPHLSAAIKWLPLVVVIQSVVFRLFGLYRGIWRFASMPDLLRIAKASASGIVLIVAALFFLERLDAVPRSVIPLYTLLLVLFLSTPRAVYRMWKDRSVHLMNGRRALIVGAGKAGETLVRDLLRSGESAFAPVAFVDDDPHKRGWEIHGVRVRGSCDRIPALVEKLDIEAILIAMPSAGDRDMRRIVEICETTGLPFLTLPSVQDMWGGRVSDALRDVSIEDLLGRAPVRLDSAELAGYLDGKCIMVTGGGGSIGSELCKQIARFSPGRLVVFEHCEFNLYRVELELRQAFPDMAIHAVLGDVTDAASVRRAIDVHKPAIIFHAAAYKHVPLLQQQVREAVFNNVIGTRTVAETAVEYGVGEFVLISTDKAVNPTNVMGATKRAAELVVQSYNGHTATRFITVRFGNVLGSAGSVVPLFREQIRNGGPVTVTHPEVTRFFMTIPEACQLIMKAAATGQGGEVFVLDMGEPVRIGYLAEQMIRLSGKRPGADIAIEYVGLRPGEKMHEELFLGSEKLQPTSHAKLMLAQAPPCNRSVVAARIAAMEAACRSFDQDGVFRELCHLVPEYRDAGIGS from the coding sequence GTGATTCGACCCCACCTCGACAAGCTGCGTTCGCGCACTGTCATTTTCCTGCACGACCTGCTGATGGTGCCGCTGGCGTGGTTCGGCGCCTATTGGCTGCGTTTCAATCTGTCCGAAGTGCCGGAGCCGCACCTGAGCGCCGCTATCAAATGGCTGCCCCTCGTGGTTGTGATCCAGAGCGTGGTGTTCCGCCTGTTCGGCCTGTACCGAGGCATCTGGCGCTTCGCTTCCATGCCCGATCTCCTCCGGATCGCCAAGGCTTCGGCCAGCGGCATCGTCCTGATCGTCGCCGCCCTGTTCTTCCTGGAGCGGCTGGACGCGGTGCCGCGTTCGGTCATTCCGCTTTACACGCTGCTCCTGGTTCTATTCCTGTCGACTCCGCGGGCCGTGTACCGTATGTGGAAGGACCGCTCGGTACACCTGATGAATGGACGCCGCGCCCTGATCGTGGGAGCCGGGAAGGCCGGCGAAACCCTGGTGAGGGACCTCCTGCGCAGCGGCGAATCGGCCTTCGCACCGGTGGCTTTCGTCGACGACGACCCGCACAAGCGTGGCTGGGAAATCCATGGTGTGCGGGTGCGCGGTTCCTGCGACCGTATCCCTGCGCTGGTCGAAAAACTGGACATCGAGGCCATCCTGATCGCAATGCCATCGGCCGGCGATCGGGACATGCGCCGCATCGTGGAGATCTGCGAAACGACCGGCCTGCCGTTTCTGACGCTGCCGTCGGTTCAGGACATGTGGGGAGGGCGGGTGTCCGATGCCTTGCGGGACGTGTCCATCGAAGACCTGTTGGGGCGTGCTCCGGTGCGGCTGGACTCCGCCGAACTGGCCGGTTACCTCGACGGCAAGTGCATCATGGTGACGGGGGGCGGGGGGTCCATCGGCTCAGAGCTGTGCAAGCAGATCGCGCGATTCTCACCGGGACGGCTGGTCGTCTTCGAACACTGCGAATTCAATCTGTATCGCGTCGAACTCGAGCTGCGACAAGCCTTTCCCGACATGGCGATACATGCCGTGCTGGGAGACGTCACCGATGCCGCTTCGGTAAGGCGGGCGATCGACGTCCACAAACCGGCCATCATCTTCCATGCTGCGGCTTACAAGCATGTGCCCTTGCTTCAGCAACAGGTCCGGGAAGCCGTCTTCAACAACGTGATCGGCACTCGCACGGTGGCCGAGACCGCGGTCGAGTACGGGGTCGGGGAATTCGTGCTGATATCCACGGATAAGGCGGTCAATCCCACCAACGTGATGGGCGCTACCAAGCGCGCCGCCGAACTGGTGGTTCAGAGTTACAACGGCCACACGGCGACACGGTTCATCACCGTGCGTTTCGGCAATGTGCTCGGCTCGGCGGGCAGCGTGGTGCCGCTGTTCCGCGAGCAGATTCGCAACGGTGGGCCGGTCACCGTGACACACCCGGAGGTCACGCGGTTTTTCATGACCATTCCCGAAGCCTGTCAGCTCATCATGAAGGCTGCCGCGACCGGGCAGGGCGGGGAAGTGTTCGTGCTGGACATGGGAGAACCCGTCCGTATCGGCTACCTGGCCGAACAGATGATCCGTCTCAGTGGCAAGCGCCCCGGGGCGGACATCGCGATCGAGTATGTCGGCCTGCGGCCCGGCGAAAAAATGCATGAGGAACTTTTCCTCGGCTCCGAGAAGCTCCAGCCGACCAGCCACGCCAAGCTGATGCTGGCCCAGGCGCCTCCTTGCAACCGTTCTGTGGTGGCGGCCCGGATCGCCGCGATGGAGGCTGCCTGCCGCAGTTTCGATCAGGACGGGGTTTTTCGGGAACTGTGCCATCTGGTGCCGGAATACCGTGACGCAGGGATCGGAAGCTGA
- the rplM gene encoding 50S ribosomal protein L13, giving the protein MKTFSAKPAEVKRDWYVVDAEGKTLGRLSTEIARRLRGKHKPEYTPHVDTGDYIVVVNAEKVRVTGNKEQDKIYYKHTGYIGNMKSISLGKLRDRRPELIIETAVKGMLPKNPLGRAMFRKLKVYAGPSHQHQAQQPKPLAI; this is encoded by the coding sequence ATGAAAACCTTTAGCGCAAAGCCGGCTGAGGTTAAACGCGACTGGTATGTCGTCGATGCCGAAGGCAAGACGCTGGGTCGTCTGAGCACGGAAATCGCACGCCGTCTGCGTGGCAAGCACAAGCCCGAGTACACGCCGCATGTCGATACCGGCGACTATATCGTGGTCGTCAATGCCGAGAAAGTGCGCGTGACCGGCAACAAGGAACAGGATAAAATTTATTACAAACACACCGGTTACATCGGCAACATGAAGTCGATCAGTCTGGGTAAGTTGCGTGACCGCCGTCCCGAGCTCATCATCGAAACCGCGGTGAAGGGCATGCTGCCGAAGAACCCCCTGGGCCGGGCGATGTTCCGCAAACTCAAGGTCTACGCCGGGCCGAGCCACCAGCACCAGGCGCAGCAACCGAAACCTCTCGCAATCTAA
- the rpsI gene encoding 30S ribosomal protein S9 translates to MAQTQYYGTGRRKSAIARVYTRTGTGQIRINDKSLEEYFGRKTDRMIVMQALEAVEMADKLDVNVKVIGGGPSGQAGAIRHGLARALIELDETMRPVLRKAGYVTRDAREVERKKVGLHKARRRPQYSKR, encoded by the coding sequence ATGGCACAGACCCAGTACTACGGCACGGGCCGCCGCAAAAGCGCGATCGCCCGCGTCTACACCCGGACCGGCACCGGCCAGATCCGCATCAATGACAAATCGCTGGAAGAGTATTTCGGCCGTAAGACGGATCGCATGATCGTCATGCAGGCGCTGGAAGCGGTCGAAATGGCCGACAAGCTCGATGTCAACGTCAAAGTCATTGGCGGCGGACCTTCCGGTCAGGCGGGTGCCATTCGCCATGGCTTGGCTCGCGCGCTCATCGAATTGGATGAGACCATGCGTCCCGTGCTGCGCAAGGCCGGCTATGTGACCCGCGATGCGCGCGAGGTCGAACGTAAGAAAGTCGGCCTGCACAAGGCACGTCGCCGCCCGCAGTACTCCAAGCGCTGA
- a CDS encoding GNAT family N-acetyltransferase, with translation MEVRRAVAADFAGVVDLQDRNLWSRVDPNDRGGGFLSNRFSQQQFEAIDDDVCVVVAVDDRTVVGFLCGSGMDAMRNNPLVHSMISADHGAMSPDSTCLGGPVCIDGRQRGKGLMGRLYDCLYRQLRGTRYKEVAVFIDETNIASMKAHEKIGFEVTNTFTHDGRKYLTLMKKFK, from the coding sequence ATGGAAGTCCGCCGTGCTGTCGCCGCCGACTTTGCAGGCGTTGTTGATTTACAGGATCGCAATCTATGGAGCCGAGTCGACCCAAACGACCGCGGGGGCGGCTTTCTGTCGAATCGATTTTCACAGCAGCAGTTCGAGGCAATCGATGATGACGTGTGCGTCGTGGTGGCGGTCGATGACCGAACTGTAGTCGGTTTCCTCTGTGGCTCGGGCATGGATGCCATGAGAAACAACCCGCTCGTTCATTCGATGATTTCTGCTGACCATGGCGCCATGTCTCCGGATTCCACCTGCCTCGGCGGGCCCGTATGTATCGATGGGAGACAGCGCGGCAAAGGGTTGATGGGTCGCCTCTACGACTGCCTGTACCGGCAATTGCGTGGTACGAGGTACAAAGAGGTGGCGGTATTCATAGATGAAACCAACATTGCGTCAATGAAGGCGCACGAAAAGATTGGTTTTGAGGTGACAAATACCTTTACCCACGACGGCAGGAAGTACCTGACCTTGATGAAAAAGTTCAAGTGA
- a CDS encoding DUF4331 domain-containing protein produces the protein MTIRFRFAFAACLLGGIGSGADAASHREAPLIAADPAADLTDVYAFVSYDPANMSRAPQDRRVTFIMNVNPGQNPADGPNYFNFADDVAYRFNLDNDRDGKAVDIVYEFRFRTEDRPVGGRGGLTSPVPYLGNPAIPAALPLQGITALDGPGSEGLTRRQTYTLTENRKGRKTVLFRGAFVVPSNVGPATMPDYERLVAQGIYTDAGKGIRVFAGQRAETFYIDLGATFDTLNLRRSPPVLPGTDDGDNVNPFGINRFAGANISTIALEVPISRITSDGQPASDANKYLGLYASTSRQKTRVLRSRGGPRYFGDQVQVARLANPLVNELIINTPAKDFWNAQEPEKEAQFQEFYKAPVVAAAFDLVFGSFGVKTPATPRVDLMQVFLKYPGQAVAGNECGSPCSELLRLDLSVPPTPPVGQRRLGAALGGDPAGFPNGRRPNDDVTDIAIRVVGGAEYIAIKAGDGVNFLDGAPGAGLPQGPGNQQGTTATGIASEFPFLPTPYPGRS, from the coding sequence ATGACCATCCGATTTAGATTTGCCTTTGCGGCCTGCCTTCTGGGAGGGATCGGTTCCGGCGCCGATGCAGCCAGCCACAGAGAGGCTCCGCTAATCGCCGCGGATCCTGCTGCCGACCTGACCGATGTCTATGCCTTCGTCAGTTACGATCCGGCCAATATGAGTCGCGCGCCCCAGGATCGGCGCGTGACTTTCATCATGAACGTCAATCCCGGCCAGAATCCGGCCGATGGGCCCAACTATTTCAACTTTGCCGACGACGTGGCTTATCGCTTCAACCTCGACAACGATCGGGACGGCAAGGCGGTGGACATCGTTTATGAGTTCCGCTTCAGGACCGAGGATAGACCTGTCGGGGGGAGGGGAGGGCTGACGTCCCCTGTTCCCTATCTGGGCAATCCGGCGATACCTGCCGCACTGCCTTTGCAAGGCATCACGGCTCTTGATGGCCCCGGCTCGGAAGGACTGACCCGGCGTCAGACCTACACGCTCACGGAGAATCGCAAGGGGAGGAAAACCGTTCTGTTTCGGGGTGCTTTTGTCGTGCCGTCCAATGTGGGCCCAGCGACCATGCCTGACTATGAGCGCTTGGTCGCTCAAGGGATTTATACGGATGCCGGGAAGGGCATTCGGGTATTCGCCGGCCAGAGGGCGGAAACTTTCTATATCGATCTTGGCGCCACCTTCGACACTTTGAATTTGCGCCGTTCTCCGCCCGTGCTGCCAGGGACCGATGACGGTGACAACGTCAACCCCTTCGGGATCAATCGCTTCGCCGGTGCCAATATCAGCACCATCGCCCTGGAAGTGCCGATCAGCCGTATTACCAGCGACGGCCAGCCCGCGAGTGATGCCAACAAATACCTGGGACTTTACGCAAGCACCAGCCGGCAAAAAACGCGCGTTTTGCGCAGCCGGGGAGGCCCCCGCTACTTCGGCGATCAGGTGCAAGTGGCCAGGCTCGCCAATCCGCTGGTCAATGAGTTGATCATCAACACGCCGGCCAAGGACTTCTGGAACGCCCAGGAGCCGGAAAAGGAGGCCCAGTTCCAGGAGTTCTACAAAGCGCCCGTCGTGGCGGCCGCTTTCGACCTGGTATTCGGTAGCTTCGGCGTCAAGACGCCTGCCACACCACGCGTGGACCTGATGCAAGTGTTTCTGAAATATCCAGGCCAGGCCGTCGCCGGCAACGAGTGCGGCAGCCCCTGCTCCGAACTGCTGCGCCTCGATCTGTCTGTGCCACCCACTCCTCCGGTCGGGCAACGTCGGCTCGGTGCCGCTCTGGGCGGCGATCCGGCCGGTTTCCCCAACGGCCGTCGGCCTAACGACGATGTGACGGACATCGCCATCCGGGTGGTGGGCGGGGCCGAATATATCGCCATCAAGGCGGGGGACGGGGTGAACTTCCTCGATGGGGCGCCGGGCGCGGGCTTGCCGCAAGGACCGGGAAATCAGCAGGGCACCACCGCGACCGGCATTGCGAGCGAGTTTCCTTTCCTGCCCACGCCATATCCAGGCCGCAGCTAG
- a CDS encoding tetratricopeptide repeat protein, producing MLQSFEKALLTRSDDPRPLLDLAQALLQALRTSRDARDAARAEALIQRALTLAPRDFRAWALKAWDEMNRHQFREALVSVRQAHGLGVPSALTLGLESDALVELGRYDDALAVTQKLLDVFPGLPAYSRAAHLRFLHGDIEGAVGLLNESLAMAPPGSEAHAWAFVQLAELHLNGGQIERAENALARAETLFPGRPDYAVLRARVREAQGKPGEALALLQETVDRYPSPDYAVTAWRLARSLGDHEAMRRLALLLDGMARLDEAGDKVFRRAFAEYYALRGNQYGEAERLAREECLRRPDIYSHALLAFVLRQAGKYREANRHRQAALRLGTRDRRLEWWVRPPLAPRPGTVTPNGSRAAGEGIAPFKPEGAP from the coding sequence ATGCTCCAGAGCTTTGAAAAAGCTCTCCTCACTCGCTCGGACGATCCGCGTCCCCTGCTGGACCTTGCACAAGCCTTGCTGCAAGCTCTGCGTACCAGCCGCGATGCCAGGGACGCCGCCCGTGCGGAGGCATTGATTCAGCGGGCGCTGACTCTGGCGCCACGCGACTTCCGCGCTTGGGCGCTCAAGGCCTGGGACGAGATGAATCGGCACCAGTTTCGGGAAGCCCTGGTTTCCGTCCGTCAGGCCCATGGTCTTGGTGTTCCTTCAGCCCTGACGCTAGGGCTGGAGTCGGACGCTCTGGTGGAACTGGGCCGTTACGACGATGCGTTGGCGGTGACACAAAAGCTGCTGGATGTCTTTCCCGGCCTTCCTGCCTATTCCCGCGCCGCTCATCTGCGTTTTCTCCACGGTGATATAGAGGGCGCTGTCGGTCTTCTCAACGAGAGTCTTGCCATGGCGCCGCCGGGTTCCGAGGCTCACGCCTGGGCATTCGTGCAACTGGCGGAACTTCACCTGAATGGTGGGCAAATCGAGCGTGCAGAAAACGCACTGGCCAGAGCAGAAACCCTTTTTCCCGGCCGGCCGGACTATGCGGTCCTCCGGGCCCGCGTGCGGGAAGCACAGGGTAAGCCGGGGGAAGCGCTGGCGCTGCTTCAGGAAACAGTAGATCGATACCCCAGCCCCGACTATGCCGTCACGGCTTGGCGCCTGGCGCGTTCCCTGGGCGATCACGAGGCTATGCGCCGGTTGGCGCTGCTGCTGGACGGCATGGCAAGGCTGGACGAGGCCGGAGACAAGGTGTTTCGCCGTGCCTTTGCCGAATACTACGCACTTCGAGGCAACCAGTACGGTGAGGCAGAGCGTCTCGCCCGCGAGGAGTGCCTGAGGCGGCCGGACATCTACAGCCATGCGCTGCTCGCCTTCGTGCTGAGGCAGGCGGGAAAGTATCGAGAGGCCAACCGGCACCGCCAAGCCGCGCTCAGGCTCGGTACGCGGGACAGGCGCCTCGAATGGTGGGTCCGGCCCCCCCTGGCACCAAGGCCGGGCACCGTGACGCCGAATGGGTCCCGCGCCGCCGGCGAGGGGATTGCACCGTTCAAACCCGAGGGGGCACCATGA